One genomic segment of Streptomyces niveus includes these proteins:
- a CDS encoding peptidase inhibitor family I36 protein, producing the protein MRKIRTAVAGLSIGAALAFTGLAGTAQAGPAADQGVRATFDGRGINLADGWQGARACAVFAEDDVRCYDTTEAADRASGYDRATDPLAARAEERGARAIPACANGWVCLYQYTDGGGRRLIFSDEYWDNLGNYGFDNKTSSWRNNQNRGDSASLAQFNDGGGTRVSLTAPAYASSLGAFDNKASSVHG; encoded by the coding sequence ATGCGCAAGATCCGTACGGCGGTGGCGGGGCTCTCGATCGGCGCCGCGCTCGCCTTCACCGGCCTGGCCGGGACCGCGCAGGCAGGTCCGGCGGCCGACCAGGGGGTCCGGGCCACGTTCGACGGACGCGGTATCAACCTGGCGGACGGGTGGCAGGGAGCGCGGGCGTGCGCCGTGTTCGCGGAGGACGACGTCCGCTGCTACGACACCACGGAGGCCGCCGACCGGGCCTCGGGCTACGACCGGGCCACCGACCCGCTGGCGGCACGCGCCGAGGAGCGCGGCGCGCGAGCCATCCCGGCGTGCGCGAACGGCTGGGTGTGTCTGTACCAGTACACGGACGGTGGGGGCCGGCGTCTCATCTTCAGCGACGAGTACTGGGACAACCTGGGCAACTACGGCTTCGACAACAAGACCTCGTCCTGGCGCAACAACCAGAACCGCGGTGACAGCGCGTCCCTGGCCCAGTTCAACGACGGCGGCGGCACACGCGTCAGCCTGACGGCCCCGGCGTACGCCTCCTCGCTCGGCGCCTTCGACAACAAGGCCAGCTCCGTACACGGCTGA
- the purH gene encoding bifunctional phosphoribosylaminoimidazolecarboxamide formyltransferase/IMP cyclohydrolase: MSVEETAGQAVEGTKRPIRRALVSVYDKTGLEELARGLHAAGVTLVSTGSTAGRIAAAGVPVTKVEELTGFPETLDGRVKTLHPRVHAGILADQRLAAHREQLAELGIEPFELVVSNLYPFRETVESGATPDECVEQIDIGGPSMVRAAAKNHPSVAIVTSPARYGDVLAAVRDGGFDLTTRKRLAAEAFQHTAAYDVAVASWFAADYAAADTSGLPDFLGATYERKNVLRYGENPHQPAALYTGGSGGGLADAEQLHGKEMSYNNYTDTDAARRAAYDHSEPCVAIIKHANPCGIAVAGDVAEAHRKAHACDPLSAFGGVIAVNRPVSVEMAEQVAEIFTEVIVAPGYEDGAVEVLARKKNIRVLRCEGGPSAPVEVKPIDGGALLQVADRLQADGDDPSTWTLATGDALSEAELRELAFAWKASRAVKSNAILLAKDGASVGVGMGQVNRVDSAKLAVERAGEERARGSYAASDAFFPFPDGLEILLDAGVKAVVQPGGSVRDELVVEAAKKAGATMYFTGTRHFFH; the protein is encoded by the coding sequence GTGAGCGTCGAAGAGACCGCCGGACAGGCCGTCGAAGGTACGAAGCGGCCGATCCGCCGCGCGCTGGTCAGCGTCTACGACAAGACAGGTCTGGAAGAGCTCGCCCGTGGACTGCACGCGGCCGGCGTCACACTCGTCTCGACCGGGTCCACCGCCGGGCGGATCGCCGCCGCCGGGGTGCCCGTCACCAAGGTCGAGGAGCTGACCGGCTTCCCGGAGACCCTCGACGGCCGCGTCAAGACGCTGCACCCGCGCGTCCACGCCGGCATCCTCGCCGACCAGCGTCTCGCCGCGCACCGCGAGCAGCTCGCCGAACTCGGCATCGAGCCCTTCGAGCTGGTCGTCTCGAACCTCTACCCCTTCCGCGAGACCGTCGAGTCCGGTGCCACCCCGGACGAGTGCGTCGAGCAGATCGACATCGGCGGACCGTCCATGGTCCGCGCGGCGGCCAAGAACCACCCGTCGGTCGCCATCGTCACCAGCCCCGCCCGGTACGGGGACGTCCTCGCGGCCGTGCGGGACGGCGGGTTCGACCTGACGACCCGCAAGCGGCTCGCCGCCGAGGCGTTCCAGCACACCGCCGCGTACGACGTGGCCGTGGCCTCCTGGTTCGCGGCCGACTACGCCGCCGCCGACACCTCGGGCCTCCCCGACTTCCTGGGCGCGACGTACGAGCGCAAGAACGTCCTGCGCTACGGCGAGAACCCGCACCAGCCCGCCGCGCTCTACACCGGCGGCTCCGGCGGGGGCCTCGCCGACGCGGAGCAGCTGCACGGCAAGGAGATGAGCTACAACAACTACACGGACACCGACGCCGCGCGCCGTGCCGCGTACGACCACTCCGAGCCGTGCGTCGCGATCATCAAGCACGCCAACCCGTGCGGCATCGCGGTCGCCGGCGATGTCGCCGAGGCGCACCGCAAGGCCCACGCGTGCGACCCGCTGTCCGCGTTCGGCGGTGTGATCGCCGTCAACCGGCCGGTCTCCGTCGAGATGGCCGAACAGGTCGCCGAGATCTTCACCGAGGTCATCGTCGCGCCCGGTTACGAGGACGGCGCCGTCGAGGTGCTGGCCCGTAAGAAGAACATCCGCGTGCTGCGCTGCGAGGGCGGTCCCTCGGCCCCCGTCGAGGTGAAGCCCATCGACGGCGGCGCGCTGCTCCAGGTCGCCGACCGCCTCCAGGCGGACGGCGACGACCCCTCGACCTGGACCCTCGCGACCGGCGACGCGCTGTCGGAGGCCGAGTTGCGTGAGCTGGCCTTCGCGTGGAAGGCGTCGCGCGCGGTCAAGTCCAACGCGATCCTGCTCGCCAAGGACGGCGCGAGCGTCGGCGTCGGCATGGGCCAGGTCAACCGCGTGGACTCGGCGAAGCTCGCCGTGGAGCGCGCGGGCGAGGAGCGGGCCCGTGGGTCGTACGCGGCCTCGGACGCGTTCTTCCCGTTCCCGGACGGTCTGGAGATCCTGCTGGACGCCGGGGTCAAGGCCGTGGTGCAGCCGGGTGGTTCGGTCCGTGACGAGCTGGTGGTCGAGGCGGCGAAGAAGGCGGGCGCGACGATGTACTTCACCGGGACGCGGCACTTCTTCCACTGA
- the purN gene encoding phosphoribosylglycinamide formyltransferase, whose protein sequence is MVLVSGSGTNLQALLDAIADDPAAYGARIVAVGADRASIAGLERAERAGVPTFVCRLRDHATREEWDAALTEATAGYEPDLVVSAGFMKIVGKRFLARFGGRFINTHPALLPSFPGAHGVRDALAYGAKVTGCTVHFVDDGVDTGPVIAQGVVEVRDEDHADGGVALHERIKDVERRLLVDVVGRIARHGYRIEGRKVTIQ, encoded by the coding sequence GTGGTCCTCGTCTCCGGCTCCGGTACGAACCTCCAAGCCCTGCTCGACGCCATCGCCGACGATCCGGCGGCCTACGGCGCCCGCATCGTCGCCGTCGGCGCCGACCGGGCCTCCATCGCCGGTCTGGAACGTGCCGAGCGCGCGGGGGTGCCGACCTTCGTCTGCCGGCTGCGGGACCACGCGACGCGCGAGGAGTGGGATGCCGCGCTCACCGAGGCCACGGCCGGGTACGAGCCCGATCTCGTCGTCTCGGCCGGCTTCATGAAGATCGTCGGGAAGCGGTTCCTCGCCCGCTTCGGCGGACGCTTCATCAACACCCACCCCGCCCTGCTGCCCAGTTTTCCCGGTGCCCACGGGGTGCGTGACGCGCTCGCGTACGGGGCGAAGGTCACCGGTTGCACCGTCCACTTCGTCGACGACGGCGTCGACACCGGCCCGGTCATCGCGCAAGGCGTGGTCGAGGTGCGGGACGAGGATCACGCGGACGGTGGCGTCGCTCTCCATGAGCGCATCAAGGACGTCGAGCGACGGCTGCTCGTCGATGTCGTGGGGCGCATCGCCCGGCACGGCTACCGCATTGAGGGACGAAAGGTAACAATCCAGTGA
- a CDS encoding DUF6350 family protein — protein sequence MTQVSERGTTLSSASATERGRAAALTAAFLRGAFAAALGLVSLAALVIAAWISSPYPDSGAGGALRIAAALWLLAHGAELVRPDTLSGVPAPVGVVPLLVMALPVWLVYRSARDALEPDEGRAQLTALGALCTVAGGYLLVGCAVMLYARGGALSTNTFGTALELPLVPVLSAAAGVWVASGRPLSPLLDRLRRPGRPDTPAAPSAGAAGRRRRAVVVMRSATAGTGALLGGGLLLVVCSLLWHADTAQETFLQLAAAWSGRIAVLLLSVALLPNAAVWAASYALGPGFALGTSATVTPLAVTGSPALPPFPLLAAVPAEGPGMPVTWAAGVVPVAAGLVIAWFTVRVAAPPYAERDEAWGAGDTALAAALAGAGCAVLTGALAAVAGGPMGTGRLAEFGPVWWLTGAAALVWTVGIGVPAALTVRAWRLWKRPRTDVVDAPGEPEPVAEAPGAGAAGRSAASTEAPPDSPVDGTATKSAWWRGAPWRRGAGAAEEAADEGPEGREKGDGTAGGGADGPPTPDGAAPAREPYDFLPMESFDDRDGQGTSRAAVKQPSGGLPTDLPARGDEDEDEDEEDEDENEDDEGARDGDGEPAPAPEPSSESSAEPTPESTPEPEPETKKAD from the coding sequence GTGACCCAAGTGAGCGAGCGCGGCACCACGTTGTCCTCGGCCTCGGCCACCGAGCGGGGCCGGGCCGCCGCGCTGACCGCCGCGTTCCTCCGGGGCGCGTTCGCGGCGGCGCTCGGCCTCGTCTCCCTCGCCGCGCTGGTCATCGCCGCGTGGATCAGCTCCCCGTACCCCGACAGCGGCGCCGGCGGAGCCCTGCGTATCGCGGCCGCCCTGTGGCTGCTGGCCCACGGCGCGGAGCTCGTACGGCCCGACACCCTCTCCGGGGTGCCCGCGCCCGTCGGAGTGGTACCGCTGCTGGTCATGGCGCTGCCGGTGTGGCTGGTCTACCGGTCGGCGCGTGACGCGCTGGAGCCCGACGAGGGCCGGGCCCAGCTCACGGCGCTCGGCGCGCTGTGCACGGTCGCCGGCGGATATCTGCTGGTCGGCTGCGCTGTCATGCTCTACGCGCGAGGCGGGGCGCTCTCCACGAACACGTTCGGTACGGCGCTCGAACTGCCCCTCGTGCCCGTGCTGTCGGCCGCGGCGGGGGTCTGGGTGGCGAGTGGCCGGCCGCTGAGTCCACTGCTCGACCGGCTGCGCCGCCCCGGCCGGCCGGACACGCCTGCGGCCCCGTCGGCCGGGGCGGCCGGGCGGCGCCGCCGGGCCGTCGTCGTGATGCGGTCGGCGACCGCCGGGACGGGGGCGCTGCTGGGCGGCGGGCTGCTCCTCGTCGTCTGCTCGCTGCTGTGGCACGCGGACACCGCGCAGGAAACCTTCCTGCAACTGGCCGCCGCCTGGTCCGGGCGGATCGCCGTACTGCTGCTGTCCGTCGCCCTGCTCCCGAACGCCGCGGTCTGGGCCGCCTCGTACGCCCTCGGCCCCGGCTTCGCGCTCGGCACGTCGGCGACGGTCACGCCGCTCGCCGTCACGGGCAGCCCCGCGCTGCCGCCCTTCCCGCTGCTGGCGGCCGTGCCCGCCGAGGGGCCCGGCATGCCCGTGACGTGGGCGGCTGGTGTCGTGCCCGTGGCGGCCGGGCTGGTGATCGCCTGGTTCACGGTACGGGTCGCCGCCCCGCCCTACGCCGAGCGGGACGAGGCCTGGGGCGCGGGCGACACCGCGCTCGCGGCGGCGCTCGCGGGCGCCGGATGCGCGGTGCTGACGGGGGCGCTGGCCGCCGTGGCGGGCGGGCCGATGGGGACGGGGCGGCTGGCCGAGTTCGGGCCGGTGTGGTGGCTGACCGGGGCCGCCGCGCTGGTCTGGACGGTGGGCATCGGGGTACCGGCGGCGCTGACGGTACGGGCCTGGCGGCTGTGGAAGCGGCCCCGGACGGACGTGGTGGACGCGCCGGGCGAGCCGGAACCGGTGGCGGAGGCGCCAGGGGCGGGCGCGGCGGGTCGGAGCGCGGCCTCGACGGAAGCCCCGCCGGACAGTCCGGTGGACGGGACCGCGACGAAGAGCGCCTGGTGGCGGGGGGCGCCGTGGCGGCGGGGAGCGGGAGCGGCGGAGGAGGCCGCGGACGAGGGGCCCGAGGGGCGCGAGAAGGGTGACGGTACCGCCGGGGGCGGGGCGGACGGTCCGCCCACGCCGGACGGCGCCGCCCCGGCGCGGGAGCCGTACGACTTCCTGCCGATGGAGTCGTTCGACGACCGGGACGGACAAGGGACGAGCCGGGCGGCGGTCAAGCAGCCGTCCGGCGGTCTGCCGACCGACCTCCCGGCGCGCGGGGATGAGGACGAGGACGAGGACGAGGAGGACGAGGACGAAAACGAGGACGACGAAGGCGCCAGGGACGGAGACGGGGAGCCGGCCCCGGCCCCGGAGCCGTCGTCCGAGTCCTCGGCCGAGCCCACGCCCGAGTCCACGCCGGAGCCGGAGCCGGAGACGAAAAAAGCCGACTGA
- a CDS encoding helix-turn-helix domain-containing protein — translation MTQSTTHSSSVPTLPSPKERRRLREAMDKTEKQVATAVGVTRRTVRSWETGRTTPLGRKRETYARLLAAYAAELDEKKRGKGRHRPKDPENTPAKQATTAFTEAPAPAPEPTTPPEPEPRTDSTSLKDVLPGEPSPSSRPTPSRKKPLNRRPVRTVKEDNRSRQSAQRRKEKAEAMAGAAAAEAARLTPAQAFDELYAYAAPALVRQTYLLTGRRTLAQESVERAFQLAWHRWPEVAVDADPAGWVRGAAYDHATAPWHRFRRACRHPDPFTGERDGRALRRTLLDLPPMYRRTLLLHDGLGIGLPETAAETEATTTAATNRLLHAREAVVEQLPDLGDETVLYERMRELADTVSAPAVATASAVRLASERRAKFWTRVAIAVTLLIIGATAFTVVTAPTRYEPTPAPGQRVGGVPAPKGPQKLDKQDLKLRDKLRAVPLDGPGRLLPRIP, via the coding sequence ATGACGCAGAGCACCACTCATTCCTCTTCGGTGCCTACGCTTCCCTCCCCGAAAGAGCGCCGCAGACTGCGCGAGGCCATGGACAAGACCGAGAAGCAGGTCGCGACGGCGGTGGGGGTCACCCGAAGGACCGTCAGATCATGGGAGACCGGGCGTACGACACCGCTGGGGCGCAAGCGCGAGACGTACGCCCGGCTGCTGGCCGCGTACGCGGCGGAACTCGACGAGAAGAAGCGCGGGAAGGGGAGGCACCGGCCGAAGGACCCGGAGAACACCCCGGCGAAGCAGGCGACCACGGCTTTCACCGAGGCGCCCGCACCCGCTCCGGAGCCCACCACGCCACCCGAGCCGGAACCCCGCACCGACAGCACCTCCCTCAAGGACGTCCTCCCCGGCGAACCCTCGCCCTCGTCCCGGCCCACGCCCTCACGCAAGAAGCCTCTCAACCGCCGTCCCGTCCGCACGGTCAAGGAGGACAACCGGTCCCGGCAGAGCGCCCAGCGCCGCAAGGAGAAGGCCGAGGCCATGGCCGGGGCCGCCGCCGCCGAGGCCGCCAGGCTGACACCCGCTCAGGCCTTCGACGAGCTGTACGCGTACGCCGCTCCCGCCCTCGTACGCCAGACGTATCTGCTCACCGGGCGTCGCACGCTCGCCCAGGAATCCGTCGAGCGCGCCTTCCAGCTGGCCTGGCACCGCTGGCCCGAGGTCGCCGTCGACGCCGATCCGGCGGGCTGGGTGCGGGGGGCGGCGTACGACCACGCGACAGCGCCCTGGCACCGGTTCCGGCGCGCGTGCCGGCACCCGGATCCGTTCACCGGGGAACGCGACGGACGCGCGCTGCGCCGGACGCTGCTCGATCTGCCGCCGATGTACCGGCGCACGCTGCTGCTCCACGACGGTCTGGGGATCGGCCTGCCGGAGACCGCCGCCGAGACGGAGGCCACCACGACGGCGGCCACGAACCGGCTGCTGCACGCGCGTGAGGCCGTCGTCGAGCAGCTGCCCGACCTGGGGGACGAGACGGTCCTGTACGAGCGGATGCGGGAGCTGGCGGACACGGTGTCCGCGCCGGCCGTCGCGACCGCGTCCGCCGTACGCCTGGCGAGCGAGCGACGCGCCAAGTTCTGGACGCGGGTCGCGATCGCCGTCACCCTGCTGATCATCGGGGCGACGGCCTTCACGGTGGTCACGGCGCCGACGCGGTACGAACCGACGCCCGCGCCCGGCCAGCGGGTCGGCGGTGTCCCGGCCCCGAAGGGACCGCAGAAGCTGGACAAGCAGGACCTGAAGCTGCGCGACAAGCTCCGGGCCGTGCCGCTGGACGGACCGGGGCGGCTGCTGCCCCGGATCCCCTGA
- the sucD gene encoding succinate--CoA ligase subunit alpha: MAIFLTKESKVIVQGMTGATGMKHTKLMLADGTNIVGGVNPRKAGTSVDFDGTDVPVFGSVKEAIEKTGADVSVLFVPPAHAKAAVVEAIDAEIGLAVVITEGIAVHDSAAFWAYASSKGNKTRIIGPNCPGLITPGQSNAGIIPGDITKPGRIGLVSKSGTLTYQMMYELRDIGFSSAIGIGGDPVIGTTHIDALKAFEADPDTDLIVMIGEIGGDAEERAADFIAKHVTKPVVGYVAGFTAPEGKTMGHAGAIVSGSSGTAAAKKEALEAAGVKVGKTPTETAGLARAILAG, translated from the coding sequence ATGGCTATTTTCCTGACCAAGGAAAGCAAGGTCATCGTCCAGGGGATGACCGGTGCCACCGGCATGAAGCACACCAAGCTCATGCTCGCTGACGGCACCAACATCGTCGGCGGAGTCAACCCGCGCAAGGCGGGCACGTCCGTCGACTTCGACGGCACCGACGTCCCGGTCTTCGGCTCCGTCAAGGAAGCCATCGAGAAGACGGGCGCCGACGTGTCCGTCCTCTTCGTGCCGCCGGCCCACGCCAAGGCCGCGGTCGTCGAGGCCATCGACGCCGAGATCGGTCTCGCCGTCGTGATCACCGAGGGCATCGCGGTGCACGACTCCGCCGCCTTCTGGGCGTACGCGTCGAGCAAGGGCAACAAGACCCGGATCATCGGCCCCAACTGCCCCGGTCTCATCACGCCCGGCCAGTCCAACGCCGGCATCATCCCGGGCGACATCACCAAGCCCGGCCGGATCGGTCTCGTGTCCAAGTCCGGCACGCTGACCTACCAGATGATGTACGAACTGCGTGACATCGGCTTCTCGTCCGCCATCGGCATCGGCGGCGACCCGGTCATCGGTACGACGCACATCGACGCCCTCAAGGCGTTCGAGGCCGACCCCGACACCGACCTCATCGTGATGATCGGCGAGATCGGCGGCGACGCCGAGGAGCGCGCGGCCGACTTCATCGCCAAGCACGTGACGAAGCCGGTCGTCGGCTACGTCGCGGGCTTCACGGCGCCCGAAGGCAAGACGATGGGCCACGCCGGCGCCATCGTCTCCGGCTCGTCGGGCACCGCGGCGGCGAAGAAGGAGGCCCTTGAGGCCGCGGGCGTCAAGGTCGGCAAGACGCCCACCGAGACGGCCGGCCTCGCCCGGGCGATCCTCGCGGGCTGA
- the sucC gene encoding ADP-forming succinate--CoA ligase subunit beta — protein MDLFEYQARDLFAKHGVPVLAGEVIETPEAAREVATRLGGKAVVKAQVKVGGRGKAGGVKLATDPADAVAKADAILGMDIKGHTVHKVMLAQTADIAEEYYVSFLLDRTNRTFLAMASVEGGVEIEVVAEENPEALAKIPVDANEGCTPEKAAEIVAAAKFPAEIAGQVADVLQQLWTVFIKEDALLVEVNPLIKSGDGKIIALDGKVSLDENADFRQPDHEALEDKAAANPLEAAAKAKNLNYVKLDGEVGIIGNGAGLVMSTLDVVAYAGEAHGGVKPANFLDIGGGASAEVMANGLEIILGDPDVKSVFVNVFGGITACDEVANGIVQALELLKSKGETVSKPLVVRLDGNNAELGRKILSDANHPLVQRVDTMDGAADKAAELAAAK, from the coding sequence GTGGACCTGTTCGAGTACCAGGCGAGGGACCTCTTCGCCAAGCACGGTGTACCGGTGCTGGCCGGTGAAGTCATCGAAACGCCTGAGGCGGCGCGCGAGGTGGCGACGCGTCTCGGCGGCAAGGCTGTCGTCAAGGCGCAGGTCAAGGTCGGCGGCCGAGGCAAGGCCGGCGGCGTGAAGCTGGCCACCGACCCGGCCGACGCGGTCGCCAAGGCCGACGCCATTCTGGGCATGGACATCAAGGGCCACACGGTCCACAAGGTGATGCTGGCCCAGACGGCGGACATCGCGGAGGAGTACTACGTCTCCTTCCTCCTCGACCGCACCAACCGCACCTTCCTGGCCATGGCCTCCGTCGAGGGCGGTGTGGAGATCGAGGTCGTCGCCGAGGAGAACCCCGAGGCGCTCGCCAAGATCCCCGTCGACGCCAACGAGGGCTGCACCCCGGAGAAGGCCGCCGAGATCGTCGCCGCCGCGAAGTTCCCGGCCGAGATCGCCGGCCAGGTCGCCGACGTCCTCCAGCAGCTGTGGACCGTCTTCATCAAGGAAGACGCCCTGCTCGTCGAGGTCAACCCGCTGATCAAGTCCGGTGACGGCAAGATCATCGCGCTGGACGGCAAGGTCTCGCTCGACGAGAACGCCGACTTCCGCCAGCCCGACCACGAGGCGCTTGAGGACAAGGCCGCGGCCAACCCCCTCGAAGCCGCGGCCAAGGCCAAGAACCTCAACTACGTCAAGCTCGACGGCGAGGTCGGCATCATCGGCAACGGCGCGGGGCTCGTCATGAGCACCCTCGACGTCGTCGCTTACGCGGGCGAGGCCCACGGCGGCGTGAAGCCCGCCAACTTCCTCGACATCGGCGGCGGCGCTTCGGCCGAGGTCATGGCGAACGGCCTGGAGATCATCCTCGGCGACCCGGACGTCAAGTCCGTCTTCGTCAACGTCTTCGGCGGCATCACCGCGTGCGACGAGGTCGCCAACGGCATCGTGCAGGCCCTGGAACTGCTCAAGTCCAAGGGCGAGACCGTCAGCAAGCCCCTGGTCGTTCGCCTCGACGGCAACAACGCGGAGCTGGGTCGCAAGATCCTGTCGGACGCCAACCACCCGCTCGTACAGCGCGTGGACACCATGGACGGCGCGGCCGACAAGGCCGCCGAGCTCGCGGCTGCGAAGTAA
- a CDS encoding VWA domain-containing protein, whose amino-acid sequence MTTTGTTNGTSGTTTTADDAADERLRRWRLVLGGASADGTGRQLTGQDAAMDGALTALYGGGDTGTARKSTGNRSAGLGASAPSVARWLGDIRTYFPSSVVQVMQRDAIQRLGLSALLLEPEMLEAVEADVHLVGTLLSLNKAMPETTKETARAVVRKVVADIEKRLATRTRATLTGALDRSARINRPRHRDIDWDRTIRANLKNYLPEYGTVVPERLIGYGRASQSVKKEVVLCIDQSGSMAASVVYASVFGAVLASMRSISTRLVVFDTAVVDLTDQLDDPVDVLFGTQLGGGTDINRALAYCQSRITRPADTVVVLISDLYEGGIRDEMLKRVAAMKASGTQFVALLALSDEGAPAYDRDHAAALAALGAPAFACTPDLFPEVMAAAIEKRPLPIPDTATP is encoded by the coding sequence ATGACAACGACCGGCACGACGAATGGCACGAGCGGCACGACCACCACGGCGGACGACGCGGCCGACGAGCGGCTGCGGCGCTGGCGCCTGGTCCTCGGCGGCGCCTCGGCCGACGGCACCGGACGTCAGCTCACCGGCCAGGACGCGGCGATGGACGGCGCGCTGACCGCTCTGTACGGAGGCGGGGACACCGGCACGGCCAGGAAGAGCACCGGCAACCGCTCCGCGGGGCTCGGCGCGTCCGCCCCCTCCGTCGCCCGCTGGCTCGGCGACATCCGGACGTACTTCCCCAGTTCCGTCGTCCAGGTCATGCAGCGCGACGCGATCCAGCGGCTCGGTCTCTCCGCGCTCCTGCTCGAACCGGAAATGCTGGAGGCCGTGGAGGCGGACGTCCATCTCGTCGGCACGCTCCTCTCCCTCAACAAGGCCATGCCCGAGACGACCAAGGAGACGGCGCGCGCCGTCGTACGGAAGGTCGTCGCCGACATCGAGAAGCGGCTCGCCACCCGCACCCGCGCCACACTCACCGGCGCCCTCGACCGTTCCGCGCGGATCAACCGGCCGCGCCACCGGGACATCGACTGGGACCGCACGATCCGCGCGAACCTCAAGAACTACCTGCCGGAGTACGGCACGGTCGTCCCCGAACGCCTCATCGGATACGGCCGCGCCTCGCAGTCCGTGAAGAAGGAGGTCGTCCTCTGCATCGACCAGTCGGGGTCGATGGCCGCGTCCGTCGTCTACGCCTCCGTCTTCGGCGCCGTCCTCGCCTCGATGCGCTCCATCTCGACCCGCCTCGTCGTCTTCGACACGGCGGTCGTCGACCTCACCGACCAGCTGGACGACCCCGTCGATGTCCTGTTCGGCACCCAGCTCGGCGGTGGCACGGACATCAATCGCGCGCTCGCCTACTGCCAGTCACGGATCACCAGGCCCGCCGACACCGTCGTCGTCCTGATCAGCGACCTGTACGAGGGCGGGATCCGCGACGAGATGCTGAAGCGGGTCGCGGCGATGAAGGCGTCGGGCACCCAGTTCGTGGCGCTGCTCGCGCTGTCCGACGAGGGCGCGCCCGCCTACGACCGTGACCACGCGGCGGCACTCGCCGCACTCGGCGCCCCGGCCTTCGCCTGCACCCCCGACCTGTTCCCGGAGGTGATGGCGGCGGCGATCGAGAAGCGTCCCCTGCCGATACCGGACACCGCCACCCCCTAG